A single genomic interval of Microbacterium sp. BLY harbors:
- the xerD gene encoding site-specific tyrosine recombinase XerD, which produces MLLDRALDAYLRHVTIERGLSAHTIAAYRRDLEGYREWLEAEGIVDTADITPAVVDRFVADRASADPPPAATSLARLQSSVRGWHRFLAREGIEADDPSGRLRPPKTPRRLPKALTIDQVERLLAAPSAEEPLGIRDRALLELLYATGARVSEAVGLDVDDMAHGEVLRLRGKGSKERIVPVGSYARAAVDAYLTRVRPGLAAKGRASARLFLGARGAPLSRQSAWLVIRSAAERAQLTAEVSPHTLRHSFATHLLQGGADVRVVQELLGHSSVATTQIYTHVSVDALRDIYATSHPRAR; this is translated from the coding sequence ATGCTGCTCGATCGCGCCCTCGACGCGTACCTGCGTCATGTGACGATCGAGCGCGGCCTCAGCGCACATACGATCGCGGCCTATCGTCGCGACCTCGAGGGCTACCGCGAGTGGCTGGAGGCGGAAGGCATCGTCGACACCGCGGACATCACTCCGGCGGTGGTCGACCGGTTCGTCGCGGACCGCGCCTCGGCGGATCCGCCGCCCGCGGCGACGAGCCTCGCGCGCCTGCAGTCCTCGGTGCGGGGATGGCATCGCTTCCTTGCCAGGGAGGGCATCGAGGCCGACGATCCGAGCGGCCGGCTGCGGCCGCCGAAGACTCCGCGTCGGCTGCCGAAGGCCCTCACGATCGACCAGGTGGAGCGGCTGCTCGCGGCACCCTCCGCCGAGGAGCCCTTGGGTATCCGCGATCGGGCGCTGCTGGAGCTCCTGTACGCGACCGGGGCCCGCGTCTCGGAGGCGGTCGGTCTCGACGTCGACGACATGGCGCACGGCGAGGTGCTGCGCCTGCGCGGCAAGGGGTCGAAGGAACGCATCGTCCCCGTGGGGTCGTATGCCCGCGCGGCCGTCGACGCCTACCTCACCCGGGTGCGCCCCGGCCTGGCGGCGAAGGGGCGCGCGTCCGCCCGCCTCTTCCTCGGCGCCCGGGGTGCCCCGCTGTCGCGCCAGAGCGCCTGGCTGGTGATCCGTTCCGCCGCGGAGCGCGCGCAGCTCACGGCCGAGGTCTCGCCGCACACGCTGCGGCACTCGTTCGCGACCCACCTCCTCCAGGGCGGCGCCGACGTGCGCGTGGTGCAGGAGCTGCTCGGGCACTCGTCGGTCGCGACGACCCAGATCTACACCCACGTCTCGGTGGACGCCCTCCGCGACATCTATGCGACCTCGCATCCTCGGGCGCGCTGA
- a CDS encoding ScpA family protein, protein MAPSPDELATADAPPTAEATEAAASAPVVDAREAANGDEASGFRVSLTNFDGPFDLLLSLISKHEMDITEVSLSAVTNEFIAYLADLEDDEELDQASEFLVVAATLLDMKVAGLLPQGELVDAEAVALLEARDLLFARLLQYRAFKEVSAWFARCLQREDRRHVRAVPLEEKHRKQTPELVWSLTVDDFAALALLAFAPKEIPHVGLDHLHAPLVSIREQAAIVVTLLRGTESLSFRELVAGVTEPGIVVARFISVLELYRHAALSFEQLEPLGELTLRWAADSWSDETLATLGADYDR, encoded by the coding sequence GTGGCGCCGTCGCCTGACGAGCTCGCAACCGCTGACGCTCCGCCGACCGCTGAAGCGACGGAGGCCGCGGCGTCCGCCCCGGTCGTCGACGCTCGGGAGGCCGCAAACGGGGACGAGGCCTCCGGCTTCCGCGTCTCGCTGACCAACTTCGACGGGCCGTTCGACCTTCTGCTCAGTCTCATCTCGAAGCACGAGATGGACATCACCGAGGTGTCGCTGAGCGCCGTCACCAACGAGTTCATCGCGTACCTCGCCGACCTCGAGGACGACGAGGAATTGGATCAGGCCTCCGAGTTCCTCGTCGTCGCGGCGACGCTACTCGACATGAAGGTGGCGGGACTCCTCCCGCAGGGCGAACTCGTCGATGCCGAGGCCGTCGCTCTGCTCGAAGCGCGGGACCTGCTGTTCGCCCGTCTGCTGCAGTACCGCGCGTTCAAGGAGGTCTCCGCGTGGTTCGCGCGATGCCTGCAGCGCGAGGACCGGCGTCACGTGCGCGCGGTGCCGCTGGAGGAGAAGCACCGGAAGCAGACCCCCGAGCTCGTCTGGTCGCTCACGGTGGACGACTTCGCGGCGCTGGCGCTCCTGGCGTTCGCGCCGAAGGAGATCCCGCACGTCGGGCTCGACCACCTGCACGCACCCCTCGTCAGCATCCGCGAGCAGGCCGCGATCGTCGTGACGCTGCTGCGCGGTACCGAGTCGCTGAGCTTCCGCGAGCTGGTCGCCGGCGTCACCGAACCGGGCATCGTGGTCGCGCGGTTCATCTCGGTGCTGGAGCTGTACCGCCATGCGGCGCTCTCCTTCGAACAACTGGAACCGCTCGGGGAGCTCACGCTCCGCTGGGCCGCCGACTCTTGGTCGGATGAGACACTCGCGACCCTGGGGGCCGACTATGACCGATGA
- a CDS encoding ParA family protein: MGPTGRPYQGFPIPAPLKSHGPARIIALCNQKGGVGKTTTSINLAAALAEYGRKVLAVDFDPQGALSAGLGIQTHDVPTVYDLLLDTKRDAHDAIVHSNVAGLDVLPANIDLSAAEVHLVNEVARETILARVLRQVAGEYDVILIDCQPSLGLLTVNALTAAHGVIIPLECEFFALRGVALLIETIDKVRDRLNPSIEMDGLLATMYDPRTLHSREVLERVVEAFGDDVLETVIGRTVKFPDASVSGVPITEFAPEHAAAQAYLRLARELVARGAVA; the protein is encoded by the coding sequence ATGGGACCCACCGGCCGTCCGTATCAGGGCTTCCCGATCCCGGCACCGCTGAAGTCGCATGGTCCCGCCCGCATCATCGCCCTGTGCAACCAGAAGGGGGGCGTCGGCAAGACGACGACCTCCATCAACCTCGCCGCCGCTCTCGCCGAGTACGGCCGCAAGGTGCTCGCCGTGGACTTCGACCCGCAGGGCGCGCTGTCCGCCGGCCTCGGCATCCAGACGCACGACGTGCCCACGGTCTACGACCTCCTGCTCGACACGAAGCGCGATGCGCACGACGCGATCGTGCACTCGAACGTCGCGGGGCTCGACGTCCTGCCGGCGAATATCGACCTCTCCGCCGCGGAGGTGCACCTCGTCAACGAGGTCGCCCGCGAGACGATCCTCGCCCGCGTGCTGCGGCAGGTGGCGGGGGAGTACGACGTCATCCTCATCGACTGCCAGCCGTCGCTCGGCCTGCTGACCGTGAACGCGCTGACGGCGGCGCACGGCGTGATTATCCCGCTCGAGTGCGAGTTCTTCGCGCTGCGTGGGGTCGCGCTCCTCATCGAGACCATCGACAAGGTGCGTGACCGGCTGAACCCCTCCATCGAGATGGACGGACTGCTGGCCACCATGTACGACCCGCGCACCCTGCATTCGCGCGAGGTGCTGGAGCGTGTCGTGGAGGCATTCGGCGACGACGTGCTGGAGACCGTGATCGGCCGCACCGTGAAGTTCCCGGACGCGTCGGTCTCGGGGGTCCCGATCACCGAGTTCGCCCCGGAGCACGCGGCCGCACAGGCATATCTGCGGCTGGCCAGGGAGCTGGTCGCCCGTGGCGCCGTCGCCTGA
- a CDS encoding NUDIX hydrolase yields MSESGTGAGGGSLRDEPFEPEVVSSDLVYEGYVWDVRSDRVRYGDGEIVREYVAHPGAVAILALDDEERVLLIQQYRHPIRHRDWELPAGLLDIEGEEPVAAARRELAEEADLVAAQWEPLVSSWTTPGGNDELIRVFLATGLSPAETAHAREDEEADIRVAWVPLEEAVAGVLEGRLHNGILSIGVLAAAQRLRDRG; encoded by the coding sequence ATGAGTGAGTCGGGGACGGGCGCCGGGGGCGGGTCGCTGCGCGACGAGCCCTTCGAGCCGGAGGTCGTGAGCAGCGATCTCGTGTACGAGGGCTACGTCTGGGACGTGCGCTCCGACCGGGTCCGCTACGGCGACGGCGAGATCGTCCGGGAGTACGTCGCCCATCCCGGAGCGGTGGCGATCCTCGCTCTGGACGACGAGGAGCGCGTGCTGCTGATCCAGCAGTACCGCCACCCGATCCGTCACCGCGACTGGGAGCTCCCGGCCGGTCTCCTCGACATCGAGGGGGAGGAGCCGGTGGCGGCCGCCCGTCGCGAGCTCGCGGAGGAGGCCGACCTCGTCGCCGCGCAGTGGGAGCCCCTGGTGTCGTCGTGGACGACGCCGGGTGGTAACGACGAGCTCATCCGGGTGTTCCTCGCGACCGGCCTCTCGCCCGCCGAGACGGCGCATGCCCGCGAGGACGAGGAGGCGGACATCCGTGTCGCCTGGGTGCCGCTGGAGGAGGCCGTCGCCGGAGTCCTGGAGGGGCGCTTGCACAACGGCATCCTGTCCATCGGCGTGCTGGCCGCGGCGCAGAGGCTGCGCGACCGGGGCTGA
- the scpB gene encoding SMC-Scp complex subunit ScpB — protein sequence MTDDVTADPHSPDQDAGPATAAGSELPLSERVEAILFIVDEPIGLVALAAAVGAPVPAVRQTLETLVADYDGGGAGPRRGFELREVGGGWRLYVREDLDPVVAEFVGGQAPARLSQAALETLAVIAYKQPVTRSQVASIRAVNVDSVVRTLLARGLITELFADSETGAINYGTTDALLQHLGINSLDELPPISPLLDDGADGFDEGTVR from the coding sequence ATGACCGATGACGTGACCGCGGATCCGCACTCCCCGGACCAGGACGCCGGCCCCGCCACGGCGGCGGGTTCGGAGCTGCCGCTGAGCGAGCGCGTCGAGGCGATCCTCTTCATCGTCGACGAGCCGATCGGCCTCGTGGCCCTCGCTGCGGCGGTCGGCGCGCCGGTGCCGGCGGTGCGGCAGACCCTGGAGACCCTCGTCGCGGACTACGACGGGGGAGGCGCCGGCCCTCGGCGCGGCTTCGAGCTGCGGGAGGTCGGCGGCGGGTGGCGGCTGTACGTGCGCGAGGACCTTGATCCGGTCGTGGCGGAGTTCGTCGGCGGTCAGGCGCCCGCGCGGCTGTCGCAGGCGGCCCTGGAGACCCTCGCGGTGATCGCCTACAAGCAGCCCGTCACGCGGAGTCAGGTCGCATCGATCCGTGCCGTCAACGTCGACTCCGTGGTCCGCACGCTGCTCGCCCGCGGCCTGATCACGGAGTTGTTCGCCGACTCCGAGACCGGCGCGATCAACTACGGCACCACCGACGCGCTGCTGCAGCACCTCGGCATCAACTCGCTCGATGAGCTTCCGCCGATCTCGCCGCTCCTGGATGACGGCGCCGACGGCTTCGACGAAGGGACGGTCCGATGA
- a CDS encoding pseudouridine synthase, whose amino-acid sequence MTPHTDDPAAPEGVRLQKVLAAAGVASRRVVEQYIVEGRIRVNGQVVSELGRRIDPERDLVDVDGTAVQLDVSKRYVMLNKPTGVVSSMRDESGRPDLRRFTKDYEERLYNVGRLDAETSGLLLLTNDGELAHVLAHPSFGVTKVYIAKVEGTVTAQTISTLTKGIELEDGPIAADKARLLDTSRGSSLVELTLHSGRNRIVRRMMAAVGHPVTELVRRQFGPLHLGTLPAGRTRELSKIELGALLTLARRESGVAEAPGEQENE is encoded by the coding sequence ATGACCCCGCACACCGACGACCCCGCGGCCCCCGAGGGCGTGCGACTGCAGAAGGTGCTGGCGGCGGCCGGCGTGGCGTCCCGGCGCGTGGTCGAGCAGTACATCGTCGAAGGCCGCATCCGGGTGAACGGCCAGGTGGTCAGCGAGCTGGGGCGCCGCATCGATCCCGAGCGCGACCTCGTGGATGTGGACGGTACGGCCGTGCAGCTCGACGTGTCCAAGCGCTACGTGATGCTCAACAAGCCGACCGGCGTGGTCAGCAGCATGCGCGACGAGAGCGGTCGTCCGGACCTTCGGCGCTTCACGAAGGACTACGAGGAGCGGCTGTACAACGTCGGTCGTCTCGACGCCGAGACGAGTGGCCTGCTGCTGCTCACCAACGACGGCGAACTCGCGCACGTGCTCGCGCATCCGTCCTTCGGTGTCACCAAGGTGTACATCGCGAAGGTCGAGGGGACGGTGACCGCGCAGACCATCTCGACGCTCACCAAGGGCATCGAGCTGGAGGACGGTCCCATCGCCGCCGACAAGGCCCGGCTGCTGGACACGTCCCGTGGATCGAGCCTCGTGGAGCTCACGCTGCACTCCGGCCGCAACCGGATCGTGCGCCGGATGATGGCCGCGGTCGGGCATCCCGTCACGGAACTCGTCCGCCGCCAGTTCGGTCCCCTGCACCTGGGAACCCTCCCGGCGGGCAGGACGCGGGAACTGAGTAAAATCGAACTCGGCGCGCTGTTGACTCTCGCGCGCCGGGAATCCGGTGTCGCCGAGGCGCCAGGCGAGCAGGAGAACGAATGA